One window of Streptococcus suis genomic DNA carries:
- a CDS encoding HIT family protein: MSDCIFCKIVSGEIPSSKVYEDQHILAFLDITQVTKGHTLVIPKKHFRNVLDLDQETASQLFSAIPAIASHLKDKLGASGLNIVNNNEEVAGQTVFHTHIHLLPRFEGQDGLDIRFATNEPDFPALAQLAQDLYIGE, encoded by the coding sequence ATGTCAGATTGTATTTTTTGTAAAATTGTCTCAGGAGAAATCCCTTCTTCCAAGGTCTATGAAGACCAACATATTCTTGCCTTTTTGGACATTACCCAGGTAACTAAAGGCCATACCTTGGTCATCCCTAAAAAACATTTTCGTAATGTCTTGGACTTGGACCAGGAAACAGCCAGCCAACTATTTTCAGCCATTCCAGCTATCGCTAGTCACTTGAAAGACAAACTGGGAGCAAGCGGACTCAATATTGTCAATAATAATGAGGAAGTTGCTGGTCAAACGGTCTTTCATACCCATATCCACCTACTGCCTCGATTTGAGGGACAAGATGGCCTGGATATCCGATTTGCAACAAATGAACCTGATTTCCCAGCCCTAGCCCAACTAGCCCAAGACCTCTACATAGGAGAATAA
- a CDS encoding phosphotransferase family protein, whose translation MQIDTSGLQLQSIAGNSGKAYKGLRPDGTPVFVKYEMPPIVNALAREQITPPILSSDRDLGVGDRAVQEWLNGRTLNRHDMSGKQVQQILVRMHFSRILLNQALQLSYTYLEPAELVKKWQKETPKQLAGNSYLQSICRELLQTTPRFRQDLATFVHGDLHHKNWVETTSGLIYLTDWETACVTDRMLDVAFILTHYIPRQEWEEWLKGYGYKYNSTVISKIYWYGQLGFLNQISKQLESNNTEAANLEIYALRLFRQNFYKYQ comes from the coding sequence ATGCAGATTGATACCAGCGGGCTACAGTTGCAGTCTATTGCAGGAAACAGCGGAAAAGCATACAAAGGCTTGCGACCAGATGGTACGCCTGTTTTTGTCAAGTATGAAATGCCACCGATTGTCAATGCTCTGGCTCGGGAACAAATCACTCCACCCATCTTAAGTAGCGATAGGGATTTGGGTGTGGGAGACCGAGCTGTTCAGGAATGGTTGAATGGTCGGACTCTTAATCGTCACGATATGTCTGGGAAACAGGTCCAGCAAATTTTGGTCAGAATGCACTTTTCACGCATTCTGCTCAATCAGGCTCTCCAACTAAGTTATACCTATTTGGAGCCAGCGGAGTTGGTAAAGAAGTGGCAAAAAGAAACGCCCAAGCAATTAGCTGGTAATTCCTACCTGCAATCTATCTGCAGAGAATTGTTGCAGACCACACCGCGTTTCAGACAGGATTTGGCAACCTTTGTCCATGGAGATCTCCACCATAAAAACTGGGTGGAAACGACAAGTGGACTGATTTATTTGACGGACTGGGAAACAGCCTGTGTGACCGATCGGATGTTAGATGTCGCCTTTATATTGACCCATTACATTCCTAGACAGGAATGGGAAGAGTGGCTCAAGGGCTATGGCTACAAGTACAACAGTACGGTTATCAGTAAGATTTATTGGTATGGCCAACTAGGTTTCCTTAACCAAATTTCTAAACAACTTGAAAGTAACAATACCGAGGCGGCGAATCTAGAAATCTATGCCCTGCGGTTATTTAGACAGAATTTTTATAAGTATCAATGA
- a CDS encoding ABC transporter ATP-binding protein has translation MLEVKNITGGYANIPVLHDVDFKVRDGELVGLIGLNGAGKSTTIKEIIGLLSPYKGEILIDGQGINEDMATYRKKIGFIPETPSLYEELTLKEHIELVMMAYDLEAESAWARVQELLAIFRLEDRLDWFPVNFSKGMKQKVMIICALMVEPSLLIVDEPFLGLDPIAIADLINLLNQAKAQGSSILMSTHVLDSAEKMCDRFVILHKGRVKATGNLTDLRQEFAMQDASLNEIYLSLTQEGGQG, from the coding sequence ATGTTAGAAGTAAAAAATATAACAGGTGGCTATGCCAATATTCCTGTTTTACATGATGTAGATTTTAAGGTGAGGGATGGGGAGCTAGTCGGCTTGATTGGCTTGAATGGTGCCGGGAAATCGACCACTATTAAAGAAATCATCGGTCTCCTAAGCCCTTACAAGGGAGAAATTCTAATTGATGGGCAGGGGATCAACGAAGACATGGCTACCTATCGAAAAAAAATTGGTTTTATACCTGAAACGCCTAGTCTCTATGAGGAACTGACCCTGAAAGAGCATATCGAGTTAGTGATGATGGCCTATGATTTGGAAGCTGAATCTGCCTGGGCGCGTGTTCAAGAACTATTGGCTATTTTTAGGCTGGAAGACCGTTTGGACTGGTTCCCTGTGAATTTTTCAAAAGGCATGAAACAAAAGGTCATGATTATTTGCGCCCTTATGGTTGAACCGAGTTTGCTGATTGTCGATGAACCTTTCTTGGGTCTGGATCCGATTGCGATTGCGGATTTAATTAACTTGCTCAATCAAGCAAAGGCTCAGGGAAGCTCCATTTTGATGTCCACCCATGTTCTCGATTCCGCTGAAAAAATGTGTGATCGGTTCGTTATCCTACATAAGGGTCGGGTCAAGGCTACGGGCAATCTGACTGACCTACGCCAGGAATTTGCCATGCAGGATGCTAGCCTTAACGAGATTTATCTTAGTTTGACCCAAGAAGGAGGGCAGGGATGA
- a CDS encoding chemotaxis protein: protein MKLRHLLLAVGAAHLAYQAVKHRKEIAAEAKETKELVQRIQADKQKITDQLALLNSFKAPVQELSKDLQYQLKVYQQSIAGNLTEIQKFTDKYKTEDSQHWERE from the coding sequence ATGAAACTTCGCCACCTACTGCTAGCCGTCGGAGCTGCTCATTTGGCCTACCAGGCTGTAAAACACCGCAAGGAAATCGCTGCAGAGGCTAAAGAAACCAAAGAACTGGTCCAACGTATCCAGGCAGATAAGCAGAAAATAACAGACCAGTTAGCCCTGCTCAATTCATTCAAGGCGCCTGTCCAGGAGCTCAGCAAGGATTTACAGTACCAACTAAAGGTTTACCAGCAGAGTATCGCAGGCAACCTGACTGAAATCCAAAAATTTACTGATAAATACAAAACAGAAGATTCTCAACATTGGGAGCGGGAATGA
- a CDS encoding LCP family protein: MKIGTKILLMFLSILALTIGTGAIYTATFLNYSTGEIAKTFRSIGNREDEGIIEATEPLTILLMGVDTDQATRGLDWEEGRSDSMILVTVNPLTKKTTMMSLTRDIMVEIANKNGHSSDKIEKLNHSYAYGQAAMSIATIEKMMDITINRYVEINMDGLVELVDAIGGIKVNNTLGFPITIDEYEPAYTAVVPPGEQLVNGDQALVYARMRYDDPEGDIGRQKRQREVIQALVTKLLQLDGFTQYKKILKAVSKHMRTDFVISNSTIPSLLGYKDALNQVESYQLGGEGHTIDELSYQIPTAAHVLEMQNVLKESLGLPKVSKIKTNIKVLEYLFGQSSPIEVINAYTNDIEVEANGETYEPETAPTYDIDYSQTETSKSRDSESSQVETSSSSAEGGQ, encoded by the coding sequence ATGAAAATAGGAACTAAAATTTTATTGATGTTCTTGTCCATTCTAGCATTGACAATCGGGACAGGAGCAATCTATACCGCGACTTTTTTGAATTACTCGACCGGGGAGATTGCAAAGACTTTTCGCTCTATCGGTAACCGAGAAGATGAAGGGATTATCGAGGCTACCGAGCCCTTGACCATTCTTTTGATGGGGGTGGATACCGACCAGGCAACTCGGGGTCTGGACTGGGAAGAAGGACGGAGTGACTCCATGATTTTGGTGACGGTCAATCCTCTAACTAAGAAAACAACCATGATGAGCTTGACGCGTGACATCATGGTAGAGATAGCCAATAAGAATGGTCATTCTAGTGATAAAATTGAGAAGTTGAATCACTCCTATGCCTATGGTCAGGCGGCCATGTCCATTGCGACCATTGAGAAGATGATGGATATTACCATCAATCGCTATGTCGAAATCAATATGGATGGCCTGGTGGAGCTGGTTGATGCCATTGGTGGTATCAAGGTCAACAATACCTTGGGCTTCCCGATTACTATCGATGAGTATGAACCTGCCTACACAGCTGTCGTTCCACCTGGGGAGCAATTGGTCAATGGAGACCAGGCCTTGGTCTATGCCCGGATGCGTTACGATGATCCGGAGGGAGATATTGGTCGGCAGAAGCGGCAGCGTGAGGTTATCCAGGCCCTGGTGACCAAGCTCTTGCAATTGGATGGATTTACGCAGTATAAAAAGATTTTGAAAGCTGTCTCTAAGCACATGCGGACGGATTTTGTGATTTCAAATTCAACCATTCCTAGTCTTCTGGGCTATAAGGATGCTCTGAACCAGGTTGAATCCTACCAATTGGGTGGTGAAGGTCACACAATTGACGAGTTGTCTTACCAGATACCGACGGCGGCCCATGTTTTGGAAATGCAAAATGTCCTCAAGGAATCCTTGGGCTTACCAAAAGTTTCTAAAATCAAGACCAACATCAAGGTTTTGGAATATCTCTTTGGACAATCCAGTCCAATCGAGGTCATCAATGCCTATACTAATGATATCGAAGTTGAAGCCAACGGTGAAACCTACGAACCGGAAACAGCGCCAACCTACGATATTGACTATAGCCAAACAGAGACCTCTAAGTCAAGAGATTCGGAGTCCAGTCAGGTCGAAACCTCTTCTAGCTCAGCAGAAGGTGGCCAGTGA
- a CDS encoding ABC transporter permease, producing the protein MKTLFGQRKNLFLRQCATYLRYVLNDHFVLVVLVLFGFLALQYRQLLENLPSQSWLLYVILALVSLLLFLAGNVATYVEEADKIFLLSKEAEMPEIFFAANRRAFLVWASLQLVGQLILLPLYLKLKLPILLFIPLIFMLTIAKYFYFRWKLLAFMEEEKVDWVRALQYESKRKTSILKFFSLFTNVKGLTSFVKRRSYLDGLLGHIKKETGFTWDYLFMRAFLRSGDYLSLALRLVILSIVFFVTVRESWLSVGLASLFHYLLLFQLLPLYHAYDYQLMAELLPVGPDKRLISFKRVLRQILYLSLILQSVLGLLLLEEKQYLLVFIGIGILLNQLYLDSKAKKLID; encoded by the coding sequence ATGAAGACGCTCTTTGGTCAACGAAAAAATCTATTTTTAAGGCAGTGTGCAACCTATCTTCGTTATGTGCTGAATGACCACTTTGTTTTGGTTGTTTTGGTACTTTTTGGCTTTCTGGCGTTACAGTATCGGCAGTTGCTAGAAAACCTGCCCAGTCAGTCCTGGTTGCTGTACGTTATTTTGGCCCTGGTCAGCTTGCTGCTATTCTTGGCAGGCAATGTTGCCACCTACGTAGAGGAGGCTGATAAGATATTCCTACTATCAAAAGAAGCTGAAATGCCTGAAATCTTTTTTGCTGCCAATCGCAGGGCCTTTTTGGTCTGGGCTAGCCTCCAACTTGTTGGTCAATTGATTCTACTCCCGCTCTACCTCAAATTAAAACTCCCTATTCTACTTTTTATTCCATTGATTTTCATGCTAACCATTGCCAAATATTTCTATTTTCGATGGAAACTCCTGGCCTTTATGGAAGAAGAAAAGGTGGACTGGGTCCGGGCTCTTCAATATGAGAGCAAGAGAAAAACGTCGATATTGAAATTTTTCTCCCTCTTTACCAATGTTAAGGGGCTGACTAGCTTTGTCAAACGTCGTTCCTATTTGGATGGGCTACTGGGTCATATCAAAAAAGAAACTGGCTTTACCTGGGACTATCTCTTCATGAGAGCCTTTTTGCGCAGTGGGGACTACCTTTCACTGGCTCTTAGACTGGTAATCTTATCCATTGTATTTTTTGTTACGGTGAGGGAATCCTGGCTCTCAGTAGGATTAGCCAGTTTATTTCATTATTTGCTCTTGTTCCAATTGCTCCCGCTCTATCACGCCTATGATTATCAACTGATGGCCGAGCTTTTGCCAGTCGGTCCAGACAAACGACTGATTAGCTTTAAACGAGTCCTGCGACAGATTTTGTATCTTTCCTTGATTTTGCAGTCTGTGCTAGGCCTATTGCTGCTGGAGGAAAAGCAGTATTTGCTGGTCTTTATTGGAATCGGAATTCTTTTAAATCAGCTCTACCTGGATAGTAAAGCGAAAAAATTGATTGACTAA
- a CDS encoding GNAT family N-acetyltransferase, translating to MVEKEIYFQEAEPADAQSFIDFMNQVAGETDFLVMDETGFRLGVQDIEDIFTACIENPQELQLLAKLDNEVIGVVSVKSSSQFRISHIGTIFIAVKKAYWGQGLGSILLEEVIHWAEEMDLLKRLELTVQVRNQRAVALYEKLGFNIEGTLSRGARTDEGDWLDLYSMAKLIGE from the coding sequence ATTGTTGAGAAGGAAATTTATTTTCAGGAAGCAGAACCAGCTGATGCCCAATCCTTTATTGACTTTATGAACCAGGTCGCAGGTGAAACCGATTTTCTTGTCATGGATGAGACGGGGTTTAGGCTTGGAGTCCAAGATATCGAAGATATTTTTACGGCTTGCATAGAAAATCCTCAGGAGCTGCAGTTGCTGGCCAAGTTAGACAATGAAGTCATCGGAGTAGTGTCGGTCAAGTCCTCCAGTCAGTTTCGTATTAGCCATATCGGAACTATTTTTATTGCAGTTAAAAAAGCCTACTGGGGACAGGGACTGGGTTCCATCTTGCTGGAGGAAGTGATTCATTGGGCTGAGGAAATGGATTTGCTCAAGCGTTTAGAATTGACGGTTCAGGTCCGCAACCAAAGAGCAGTGGCTTTGTATGAAAAATTGGGCTTCAATATTGAAGGGACTCTGTCAAGGGGAGCTAGAACAGATGAGGGAGATTGGCTAGATTTGTATTCTATGGCCAAGTTAATAGGTGAATAA